In Thalassotalea fonticola, a single genomic region encodes these proteins:
- a CDS encoding mechanosensitive ion channel family protein translates to MIVKIVQLLKTSGLLIFTLLIALPANAQMAIPDSKELQVITTLAEVVKPGGLFMSVILFIVVWAILKVVKTVVNDLSEVFAERRLLLQKALVFFQFLIYFFAISTAVLMSFEFSKELLAILGGTLAVAVGFAMKDLAASVVAGIIIMFDRPFQVGDRVLFGGEYGDIVAIGLRSVKMNTLDDNVVTIPNNTFLNQLTSCGNYGELDMQVAIIFHIGIDEDLSQAQGIIRECAALSKFAYLNKPINVLICQVLTNNFIAYKLTLKVYVLDTKYEKALETDITLRVNEEFRKANILAPSMQVMNTVQRAVN, encoded by the coding sequence ATGATTGTTAAAATAGTACAGCTTTTAAAGACTAGCGGGTTACTTATTTTCACTTTGCTCATAGCATTACCTGCTAATGCGCAAATGGCTATTCCTGACTCAAAAGAGCTACAAGTGATAACCACACTAGCTGAAGTAGTTAAACCCGGCGGTTTATTTATGTCAGTCATTTTATTTATTGTTGTTTGGGCAATACTAAAGGTAGTAAAAACCGTGGTAAACGACTTAAGTGAAGTATTTGCAGAGCGACGTTTGTTGCTGCAAAAAGCATTAGTATTTTTCCAGTTTCTAATTTATTTCTTTGCGATATCAACAGCCGTACTAATGAGCTTTGAATTTAGCAAAGAGCTGCTAGCAATTCTTGGTGGTACTTTAGCAGTTGCAGTTGGTTTTGCAATGAAAGATTTAGCGGCGTCTGTAGTTGCCGGCATTATCATAATGTTCGATAGACCATTTCAAGTAGGCGACAGGGTACTATTCGGCGGTGAGTATGGGGATATTGTGGCTATTGGCTTGCGGTCTGTAAAAATGAATACCCTCGATGATAATGTAGTAACGATTCCTAACAATACGTTTTTAAATCAACTTACCTCATGTGGCAACTACGGCGAGTTAGATATGCAAGTTGCCATTATCTTCCATATAGGAATAGATGAAGATTTATCACAAGCACAGGGGATTATTCGGGAATGTGCCGCATTAAGTAAATTCGCTTACCTAAACAAACCTATCAACGTATTAATTTGCCAAGTATTAACTAATAATTTCATTGCCTATAAACTCACTTTAAAAGTGTATGTGCTCGATACCAAGTATGAAAAAGCGCTCGAAACCGACATTACTCTACGAGTTAATGAGGAGTTTAGAAAAGCCAATATCCTAGCACCATCAATGCAAGTTATGAATACCGTTCAGCGCGCTGTAAATTAG
- a CDS encoding ATP-binding protein, translated as MSLPPKYSLSPITLCANFPALFITFLFIFCCQTLAFAAESKSDKNIEKVESENSKQEITQAQSIKENKEQVVEKELPNTAEDDVGSRIDETGEGDVEAQNAAEQNEEENQYKPEPINSDYLTDNSLEKFEQEFYLLQDKVASLSRSADDYEELYGRIRPVMAEKTAQLYEKIKHKGVDLKLLTQVRNDEEFIELFSRASEIKNFYLLRHNIFKEATDEFRELLTSTKLNGINEAKLEFDYVRLQILIIFKATFQRVIEIPERFTLAPVDIFINLVMIFIAIVVLKKWRSWAKLGLPQWRQKILAVRPRTSGRMKAARAIWYFENTRTPIEWLLFVNFILSSIDIVQIQILIDVISTLTFWLCLTYFVFSFLSKMIERGKQNVLKNITKNQSSSLKVVVWWAGWYKLSFELTGIFIANGTIFAWLETLFRLLLLPVYIFFILQWRKDCFNYIDEERDAPELIKKMITERKGIKGFIFANVALVFVIYFVATKVFLSLISKVESGRRITAEIYRKKLLNDNTELLEKTKSAANLYPDIYQILIDSDNSNVASVFEGPVSKVMTMLENKERSHIAITGERGIGKTHFLQDLAKQHGKAITLNCTEDFSDILQSVKDQLGLEGENIKTSEIVKALKEQEIDLVLLDNCHRLLTAEASGQREIRRLYGWINELKGLALWVLTFDSSSWSLLNALGIATGFFSTNIQLKSWTEDQISDLFELRCKEAEIDIDFAQLVIPRQLADIEDDSIESRNKSGIYRIIWGYADGNPAVACRAFANSIIYSEGKLVAKLPISPNGKIIEHFDINSLLVLRVLCQFGRCSVNDIVKNLRLHGLVVNSALAACVAQGIVEQVNGRFQITWFWFRTASKYLARQNLLTR; from the coding sequence ATGAGTTTGCCCCCTAAATACAGCTTATCGCCCATTACATTATGTGCGAACTTCCCTGCTTTATTTATCACGTTTTTATTTATTTTTTGCTGCCAGACATTAGCTTTCGCTGCAGAATCAAAATCAGATAAAAACATTGAAAAGGTTGAAAGCGAAAATTCAAAACAAGAAATTACTCAGGCTCAGTCGATAAAGGAAAATAAAGAACAAGTAGTAGAGAAAGAATTACCAAACACAGCTGAAGATGATGTGGGGTCGAGGATTGATGAAACAGGTGAAGGTGATGTTGAAGCACAAAATGCGGCAGAACAAAATGAAGAAGAAAATCAATATAAACCTGAACCAATAAACTCAGATTACCTTACCGACAATAGTTTAGAAAAATTTGAGCAAGAATTTTATCTATTGCAAGATAAGGTTGCCAGTTTAAGCCGAAGTGCTGATGACTACGAAGAGCTATATGGCCGAATCCGACCTGTTATGGCTGAAAAAACAGCACAACTGTATGAAAAAATAAAACATAAAGGTGTTGATTTAAAATTACTTACTCAAGTTAGAAATGATGAAGAATTTATCGAACTATTTAGCCGAGCAAGTGAAATAAAAAACTTTTACTTACTTCGTCATAATATTTTCAAAGAAGCTACGGATGAATTTAGAGAACTGCTCACCAGTACAAAACTAAATGGTATTAATGAAGCAAAACTTGAATTTGATTATGTTCGCTTGCAAATACTGATCATCTTTAAAGCGACCTTCCAACGCGTTATTGAAATCCCAGAAAGATTCACTTTAGCTCCGGTAGATATATTCATCAACCTAGTGATGATTTTTATCGCTATTGTTGTACTCAAAAAGTGGCGAAGCTGGGCAAAATTGGGATTACCACAGTGGCGACAAAAAATTCTTGCTGTTCGTCCAAGAACATCCGGCAGAATGAAAGCAGCGAGAGCTATTTGGTACTTTGAGAATACTCGTACGCCAATAGAGTGGTTACTGTTTGTAAATTTTATTTTAAGCAGTATTGATATAGTTCAAATACAGATCCTTATTGACGTAATTAGTACCCTAACATTTTGGTTATGTTTAACTTATTTTGTCTTTAGTTTCCTCAGTAAAATGATTGAGCGCGGTAAGCAAAATGTTTTAAAAAACATCACTAAAAATCAGTCTTCTTCACTAAAAGTAGTTGTTTGGTGGGCGGGTTGGTATAAGCTTTCATTTGAATTAACTGGAATTTTTATTGCCAACGGTACCATTTTCGCGTGGCTAGAAACTCTATTCAGATTGTTGCTACTGCCTGTTTATATCTTCTTTATTTTGCAATGGCGCAAAGATTGCTTCAACTACATCGACGAGGAGCGAGACGCCCCTGAATTAATCAAAAAAATGATCACAGAGCGAAAAGGAATTAAAGGATTTATTTTTGCTAATGTTGCTTTAGTGTTTGTTATTTACTTTGTCGCCACAAAAGTTTTTCTAAGCCTAATATCAAAAGTTGAGTCTGGCCGCAGAATTACCGCTGAAATATACCGCAAGAAGCTATTAAATGATAATACCGAACTTTTAGAAAAAACAAAATCTGCAGCCAACTTGTATCCTGATATCTACCAAATACTTATCGATAGTGATAACTCAAATGTAGCATCAGTATTTGAAGGTCCCGTTAGTAAAGTAATGACGATGCTAGAAAATAAAGAACGCAGTCATATCGCAATCACCGGTGAACGAGGCATTGGTAAAACACATTTTTTACAGGATTTAGCTAAACAACATGGCAAGGCTATCACTTTAAACTGTACAGAGGATTTCAGTGATATTTTACAATCCGTCAAAGATCAGCTCGGTTTGGAAGGCGAAAACATTAAGACTTCTGAAATAGTAAAAGCGCTTAAAGAGCAAGAGATTGATTTAGTTTTACTCGATAACTGTCATAGATTATTAACTGCAGAGGCTAGTGGACAGCGTGAAATTCGCCGTTTATACGGTTGGATAAATGAACTTAAAGGTTTAGCTCTTTGGGTACTCACCTTTGATAGTAGCTCGTGGAGCCTTTTAAACGCTCTTGGCATAGCAACCGGTTTCTTTTCAACCAATATTCAATTAAAAAGCTGGACTGAAGATCAAATTAGCGATTTATTTGAGCTGCGCTGTAAAGAAGCGGAAATAGACATCGATTTTGCTCAACTCGTTATTCCAAGGCAGCTTGCCGATATAGAAGATGACTCAATTGAAAGCAGAAACAAGTCAGGTATTTACCGAATTATTTGGGGATATGCCGATGGTAATCCCGCAGTTGCTTGTCGGGCTTTTGCTAATTCTATTATTTATAGTGAAGGTAAGCTTGTCGCTAAATTACCTATATCACCAAATGGGAAAATAATTGAACACTTCGATATTAATTCACTACTAGTGTTGCGAGTGCTGTGTCAGTTTGGTCGCTGTAGTGTAAATGATATTGTTAAAAACCTGCGTCTGCATGGTTTAGTTGTTAATAGCGCGCTTGCTGCATGTGTTGCACAAGGTATCGTTGAACAAGTAAATGGCCGTTTCCAAATTACCTGGTTTTGGTTCCGAACGGCATCTAAATACTTAGCCCGTCAAAATTTATTAACACGCTAG
- a CDS encoding class 1 fructose-bisphosphatase: MQRIAPALRQDNVPLDLISLIKTVLAACKEISFRVGQGHLSGVMGSTLDENIQGEVQKELDVVSNQLLKDILLESGFVKAISSEEEDTSVAGNENGKYIVSFDPLDGSSNIEINSLIGTIFSIMEAPEGMSADNPDMFKQPGVNQVCAGYVLYGPATILALTTGKGTHFYTLDKTHGSFMLTERNVMVSEETSEFAANMSNQRFWHKPMQNYINDLVAGTDGARERNFNMRWIAAMVGDVHRVLVRGGLFTYPADTKDPKKPYKLRLMYEANPMSFLIEQAGGLSVTSEGRIMEMQPTDIHQRVEVILGSKNEVEKCLSYYK, translated from the coding sequence ATGCAACGAATTGCTCCCGCGTTACGTCAAGATAATGTTCCTTTAGATTTGATTTCTTTAATAAAAACCGTCCTTGCCGCCTGTAAAGAAATATCTTTTCGCGTAGGCCAAGGACACTTAAGTGGTGTTATGGGCTCTACTTTGGATGAAAATATTCAAGGTGAAGTGCAAAAAGAATTAGATGTTGTTTCTAACCAACTACTAAAAGATATTCTACTCGAATCTGGTTTTGTTAAGGCCATTTCTTCAGAAGAAGAAGATACCTCTGTTGCTGGCAATGAAAATGGCAAGTACATCGTTTCTTTTGATCCGTTAGATGGCAGTTCAAATATTGAAATTAATTCATTAATTGGTACTATTTTTTCAATTATGGAAGCACCAGAAGGGATGTCGGCAGATAACCCTGACATGTTCAAACAACCTGGTGTTAACCAAGTTTGTGCCGGTTACGTACTATACGGTCCAGCAACAATTTTAGCTTTGACCACAGGTAAAGGTACACATTTTTATACCTTAGATAAAACTCATGGTAGTTTTATGTTAACTGAACGCAATGTAATGGTTAGTGAAGAAACATCTGAATTTGCGGCAAATATGTCTAATCAACGTTTTTGGCATAAACCAATGCAAAACTATATCAATGACCTGGTAGCTGGTACCGATGGAGCACGTGAACGTAATTTTAATATGCGTTGGATTGCGGCTATGGTGGGCGATGTTCATCGTGTTTTAGTTCGAGGTGGTTTGTTTACTTACCCTGCAGATACTAAAGATCCTAAGAAACCTTACAAATTACGTTTAATGTATGAAGCAAATCCAATGAGCTTCTTAATAGAACAAGCCGGTGGCTTAAGTGTTACTAGCGAAGGTAGAATTATGGAGATGCAACCTACCGATATTCATCAACGAGTTGAAGTGATTTTAGGCTCTAAAAACGAAGTTGAAAAATGTTTGAGTTACTACAAATAA
- a CDS encoding zinc-dependent metalloprotease, translating to MKNVTVTFLFIITLLSCNSLAFSAEKFSKGKDYQQGFVPFYLDKESGKVFVEISKFEQQFLFQSSMPHGVGSNDIGLDRGQLGQTRLVQFEHVGNKVFLRQLNTYYRADSDNTLERQAIDEAFASSILWGFKVEKVVNDKVIIDYTPFLLSDIHDLAASLKSSKQGNYSIDASRSGLYEKRTKAFIDNTEFEAIVTFKGKDAGKHLRSVTPDSNALTVNFHHSLIRLPDDQYQARKFHTYSGMWSVEYADYASNIDEPLLQRVIPRHRLNKKDPNSAISEAIEPIIYYLDPGVPEPVRSALLEGALWWDQAFSAIGYKDAFQVKMLPADADPMDVRYNVIQWVHRATRGWSYGASVVDPRTGEILKGHVTLGSLRVRQDYLIALGLTSPFKSSDVNTNDQKEMALARIRQLSAHEVGHTLGIAHNFSASVNNRASVMDYPHPLITLDAQGDIDLSNAYATDIGVWDKHVINYAYADFDNEQQGLAQVIKAAKAQGLQYMSDPDARPKSGAEAAGHLWDNGDDPVTELTRVMAVRAKALGNFGINSIEQGTPFSELEDTLVPVYNFHRYQVEAAAKVIAGVNYSYAVKGEDNAAQSVVSAEKQQAAINALLTTIAPEFLTLSNDLISLIPPKAYGYNRSRESFSSNTSLSFDPVTAAQASAKHTLSLMLAPPRLARLNQQHMLDNRIPSVHNLMSEIITATIKQDSKTGLEIAVQQRINQQVLDSVLALFHNDKLVAEVRSQVYASLLDLQMWLKGKTSYHFKSNALYAQYHLLQQQIAFSLQQGKTIIKEVPVNMPPGSPIGG from the coding sequence ATGAAAAATGTAACTGTTACATTTTTATTTATTATTACGCTATTGAGTTGCAATAGTTTGGCATTTTCAGCTGAGAAATTTAGCAAAGGTAAAGATTATCAGCAGGGGTTTGTGCCGTTTTATCTTGATAAAGAAAGTGGAAAAGTATTTGTTGAAATCAGTAAGTTTGAACAACAGTTTTTATTTCAAAGTAGTATGCCACATGGAGTTGGCTCTAATGATATCGGTTTAGATCGTGGTCAATTAGGTCAAACTCGTTTGGTGCAATTTGAACACGTTGGCAATAAAGTGTTTTTACGCCAACTTAATACGTATTATCGTGCAGATAGTGATAATACCTTAGAGCGTCAAGCTATTGATGAGGCTTTTGCATCATCTATTCTTTGGGGCTTTAAAGTAGAAAAAGTGGTGAATGATAAAGTTATCATCGACTACACCCCGTTCCTGTTGTCAGATATTCATGATCTGGCTGCTTCATTAAAATCTAGTAAGCAAGGCAATTATTCAATTGATGCTAGCCGCAGCGGTTTATATGAAAAGCGCACAAAAGCGTTCATTGATAATACTGAATTCGAAGCGATTGTTACCTTTAAAGGTAAAGATGCTGGTAAACACTTACGTTCAGTAACACCTGATTCTAATGCGCTTACAGTTAATTTTCATCATTCATTAATACGCTTGCCAGATGATCAATACCAAGCAAGAAAGTTTCATACCTACTCGGGTATGTGGTCAGTGGAATATGCTGATTACGCGAGCAACATCGACGAGCCATTATTACAACGAGTTATTCCAAGACATCGTTTAAATAAAAAAGATCCCAATTCAGCAATAAGTGAAGCTATTGAGCCAATAATTTATTATCTTGACCCCGGTGTACCTGAGCCTGTGCGCTCGGCATTACTTGAAGGAGCATTATGGTGGGATCAAGCATTTTCAGCCATAGGTTATAAAGATGCGTTCCAAGTAAAAATGCTACCTGCAGATGCCGACCCAATGGATGTACGCTATAACGTTATTCAGTGGGTGCACAGAGCTACTCGTGGTTGGTCATATGGTGCGTCAGTTGTTGACCCACGCACTGGTGAAATATTGAAAGGTCATGTTACTTTGGGCTCATTACGCGTGCGCCAAGATTACTTAATCGCTTTAGGGCTAACATCACCGTTTAAAAGCAGCGATGTAAATACCAACGATCAAAAAGAAATGGCGTTGGCTCGTATTCGTCAATTATCAGCTCATGAAGTCGGTCATACGCTGGGTATTGCCCATAACTTCTCGGCGAGTGTGAATAACCGCGCCTCGGTTATGGATTATCCTCATCCACTAATTACTTTAGATGCACAAGGCGATATTGATTTATCTAATGCGTATGCAACCGATATAGGCGTGTGGGACAAACACGTCATTAATTATGCTTACGCTGATTTTGATAATGAACAGCAAGGTTTAGCTCAGGTAATAAAAGCAGCCAAAGCACAAGGATTGCAATACATGTCTGATCCTGATGCTCGTCCAAAGTCGGGTGCTGAAGCGGCAGGGCACTTATGGGATAATGGTGACGATCCTGTTACTGAGTTAACTAGAGTTATGGCTGTTAGAGCGAAAGCATTGGGCAACTTTGGCATTAACAGTATCGAACAAGGTACGCCTTTTTCTGAACTTGAAGATACTTTAGTGCCAGTGTATAACTTTCATCGTTATCAAGTCGAAGCTGCAGCTAAAGTAATTGCCGGGGTTAATTACTCCTATGCGGTTAAAGGCGAAGATAATGCCGCACAATCAGTAGTTTCAGCCGAAAAACAGCAGGCGGCAATAAATGCCTTATTAACGACAATTGCGCCAGAGTTCTTAACGTTATCAAATGACCTAATTAGCCTGATACCGCCCAAAGCATATGGCTATAATCGCTCTCGTGAAAGCTTTAGTTCAAACACTTCGTTATCGTTTGATCCGGTAACCGCAGCACAAGCAAGTGCCAAACATACCTTGTCATTAATGCTTGCACCACCAAGACTTGCTCGTTTAAACCAGCAGCATATGTTAGATAATCGTATTCCATCGGTGCACAATTTAATGTCTGAAATTATTACGGCAACAATTAAACAAGATAGCAAAACAGGTTTAGAAATCGCTGTACAGCAACGGATTAACCAACAAGTACTCGATAGTGTCTTGGCGCTGTTTCATAACGATAAATTAGTTGCTGAAGTTCGTAGCCAAGTTTATGCGAGCTTGCTTGATTTACAAATGTGGTTGAAAGGCAAAACTTCATACCACTTCAAGAGCAATGCTTTGTATGCTCAATATCATTTATTACAACAACAGATTGCTTTTAGTCTGCAACAAGGTAAAACTATTATCAAAGAAGTACCAGTAAACATGCCTCCTGGTTCACCAATCGGCGGGTAA
- the mpl gene encoding UDP-N-acetylmuramate:L-alanyl-gamma-D-glutamyl-meso-diaminopimelate ligase, producing MSKHVHILGICGTFMGGIAAIAKQLGFRVSGCDANVYPPMSTQLEELGIELMQGYKTEHLTDEPDIVIVGNAMSRGNPMVEYVMARNIPYTSGPQWLLENVLKDRWVLAVAGTHGKTTTSSMLAWILEYAHLTPGYLIGGVPQNFDTSARLGNSPFFVIEADEYDTAFFDKRSKFVHYRPRTLVMNNLEFDHADIFDSLADIQRQFHHVVRMVPGNGLLLAPINEQALTETLAMGSWTPVEYSGDESGWLAEKINTDGSKFHVYFNQQLQGTVQWNLIGDFNIDNALMAIAAARHAGVPSHVAIDALAEFVNTKRRQELIGEVNAIKVYDDFAHHPTAISKNLAGFRAKVGSERILAVLEPRSNTMKSGVHKDTLAASLDDADMVYLYQDENVKWSVSDLINDCKAPAQCKDNINDLIELVANEAKAGDHIVVMSNGGFGSFHTRLIETLKKP from the coding sequence ATGAGCAAACACGTACATATTTTAGGAATTTGCGGCACATTTATGGGCGGTATTGCCGCCATCGCTAAACAGCTTGGCTTTCGAGTGTCAGGTTGTGATGCCAATGTGTATCCACCAATGAGCACCCAACTCGAAGAGTTGGGTATTGAGCTAATGCAAGGCTATAAAACCGAGCATTTAACTGATGAACCCGACATTGTTATTGTGGGCAATGCCATGTCGCGTGGTAACCCAATGGTTGAGTACGTAATGGCACGTAATATTCCCTACACTTCTGGGCCACAATGGTTATTGGAAAACGTATTAAAAGACAGGTGGGTATTGGCAGTTGCGGGCACACATGGCAAAACGACTACAAGCTCTATGCTGGCCTGGATCTTAGAATATGCACATTTAACTCCGGGATACCTGATAGGCGGCGTTCCACAAAACTTTGATACCTCGGCGCGGCTTGGTAATTCGCCGTTTTTTGTTATTGAAGCCGACGAATACGACACTGCATTTTTTGATAAACGTTCTAAGTTTGTTCATTATCGCCCGCGAACATTAGTAATGAATAACCTTGAATTTGATCATGCCGATATTTTTGATAGCTTAGCTGATATTCAGCGCCAGTTTCATCATGTGGTGAGAATGGTACCGGGTAATGGTTTGCTGCTTGCTCCGATAAACGAGCAAGCATTAACTGAAACATTAGCTATGGGCAGTTGGACTCCAGTTGAGTATTCGGGTGATGAGTCCGGTTGGCTTGCAGAAAAAATTAATACTGATGGTAGTAAATTTCATGTTTATTTTAATCAGCAACTACAAGGCACTGTGCAGTGGAATTTAATTGGCGACTTCAATATTGATAATGCGCTAATGGCCATTGCTGCAGCAAGACATGCTGGTGTACCTAGTCACGTGGCAATAGATGCTCTGGCTGAGTTTGTTAACACTAAGCGCCGGCAGGAGTTAATTGGCGAAGTAAATGCGATAAAAGTTTATGATGATTTTGCCCACCACCCAACCGCAATTAGTAAGAATCTTGCCGGCTTTAGAGCCAAGGTAGGTAGTGAGCGCATACTAGCTGTGCTAGAACCAAGATCAAATACAATGAAATCTGGCGTTCATAAAGATACCCTCGCTGCTTCATTAGATGATGCCGATATGGTTTACCTATACCAGGATGAAAATGTTAAATGGTCGGTCAGTGATCTCATTAATGATTGTAAAGCTCCTGCGCAATGTAAAGATAACATAAATGATTTAATCGAGTTAGTTGCTAATGAAGCTAAAGCAGGCGATCATATTGTAGTAATGAGCAATGGTGGCTTCGGCAGTTTTCATACTAGACTGATAGAAACACTTAAGAAGCCATAG